The DNA region CGGCATTGGTAGCGTTGAGCTTCACAGTGTAGTAACCTGCGGTATAATAAGTGTGTTTGGGGTTCTGATCAGTGGATGTTTCACCATCTCCAAACTCCCAGTACCACGATGTGGGATCATTGGTGGATGTGTCGTTGAATTGAACAGTTAGTGGAGAAATTCCACTGGTAACATTGGATGTGAAGTTAGCCACAGGAGCAGGGGAGGCATCCACGTACAATCCTCCCGAAACAGACCCATTCATCCCATTATCCGTAGTCAACTCCTGCCCACCAACCCAATCATCGGCAGACACCGTATCACTCAAGATCAAAGATCCACCCAACACTAAAAAAACCAATAGAACTTTCATAATCATTCGTTTTTCAATATACCTAATTTTACCAGTCCTCCAAATTTTTCTTTCATTCCTAACACTTACTTATCCCTAATCAAACCATCCCTTGCCGTTCAGAAAGTTCTTAAGTGTTACGTTTTTTATTACTTATCAATTATAATACTTTCGATCTTTTAATTATTATTACTTTAAATCCATTTAAAAGACATATTGTAATACCCACATAGAGTTAATACATAAACCAGTACACCACCAGTAAAAATAATACTTATTAATTGAACTCGCCTACTAAACTACCCAATTAAAAAAACAAATTATCATAAAATAATAAATCAACTCTTCTATATTCCCTATCCATCAATAAAGGATGTGATTCAAAGAAGACGAAAACTTACACCAAAAAACAGATAATTCTTATTAAAAGAGTATCACATGGATTTATACATTATTTGTGAAGAAGGATTAACATTATACTCAAAAAAAAGAAATATAACCCCTATGATCTTAGTTTAGACAGTATTTAGCAGTAAAAGATACACAAAGTTGTACGTGGATAATTAAACGCAAACAGTAAATATTGTTGAAAAAATGAATAAAATGCAAATATAGATTAACCATGGAATTTATGCTCAGTTTAATAAAATATCATCTAAAAAAAACCTATAAACTACCTATTAGTTATAAAACGAGTGTTCTGCGATGAAACCAAAGTAGAGTGATCGGTTGGAAAAAATAAAGAAATAAAAAATGTACTATTCAATAGTGGGCAGTTTCAATACCATTCTCCTCCAAAATACTTCCTATTCCTTTTCCTATGGAGTATCCAATTTTTGAGGATAAACTGTTTAGAACATCGTCAAATGACTGGGAAGAAGTCATGGTAACCACTTCATAGGATCCGTGGATTCCGCCCATGTTTGCAGCCATATCCAGTGCCTGATCTTTACCTCCAATCTCATCAATAAGTTTTAGTTCCTTGGCCTGTTTTCCAGTGTATATCTTCCCTTCTGCTATGCTTGCCACGTAATCTTTGCTTAAGTTTCTGTTTTCTGCAACTATGGTGATGAAATTATCATAACTCTCATTCACCATTTCTTGAAGCATGCTCTGCTCTTCAGGAGTCATATCTCGGTAATCAGCCCCTATATCCTTATATTCTCCTGCTTTAATTGAAGATCTGTTTATTCCCAGTTTCTCATAAAGATCGGATAAATTGGTTAGATCCATTATCACACCAATACTTCCCACCCATGAAGAGTTACTGGCCACGATTTTATCAGACCCAGTTGCAGCAAGATAAGCCCCTGAAGCTCCTGAATCACTTATCCATGATACTACTGGTTTTTTACAATTTTTGACCGCAGTCATTATCTCTTCACTGGCAACTGGTGTTCCACCCGGACTGTTGATATCCAGTAGAATGGCACTGACTGAACTGTCATCTTCAGCATTTTTAATTTCTTCTTTAATTTCATCAGGATTGACAACACCTCCACTCAGTACATTGGATGATCCATATCCTATTTCGCCTTGAATAGGTATAACCGCCACAGTTCCCCCAAAAGAAGAGGATATCATGGCCAGCATCCCCACTGCAAATATGGCCATAACAAAAAGACCACCTATACCTAGCAACAGTAATTTAGCATTTTTATTTATATTAACCACCTCTATCAATAATATTTAAAATAGGTTTATCAGAGCTTCTGATACCTTAATCTTATTCTTATTTTTTTGATTTTTTGGCAAAATATATTATAATCTGGACTCCTTTATAATAATTTCTATTTAATTCATATTATTAATATGATAAATTCTATGATTTCTAGTAATAGTAACACTAAAAAAAACTCCATAACTACAGTGAAAAACTCCTCCTTAATGCAATAACATAATAAAATAAGCACATGGTTATTTATAAAAAAAGAAAAAAATAGGGGAAAATTGTTTTTTGTGTCAGATTAGCTTCCTTTGAAGAAGAATCCTACTCCGGCTAATGCCAGGACAGCTAATATTCCAACCACAGCGTAGGTACCCCATGGTGTGTCATCAGAATTGTCTGTTCCAGCTTTGGTTACTTCGTAAGATTTTCCAGAATCACCAGTAGACTGATCACCAGCATCTGCAGTGGTAGTAGTCTGGGTTGCAGCACTCACTGCAGTACCAGTAGTACCCACAGAACCGCTGGAGAACTGGTTATCACCGGATCCATTGGATGAACCAATTACAGAACCTGTGCTGGAAGATCCAGTTCCCTGAGGAGTTGAACCACCATTTTCAGAACCACCCTGTACAGGTACAAGATCTGATAGATTTCGCACAGGTAGTGATCTTAAATACTCTAATGACGTAGTAGATGTTGTTCCACCTTGTTTAAGAGCATTGAACTCACTTTCAGTTATGATCCTCTGGTCAGTAGCTGTAGTCACTGGTAGAGCCTTGACTCGAGCATTAGGTTCACCATTGTACATGTCGATATATGCTGCTATCATAGCTTCTCGTGATGCTGCACTGGTTTTAAGACCACTCATATCAAGTGTGGCCCATTTGAAGCTTATAACATATGCATAACCAACGTTGAGTTCGCTGTCCCATACTACCAGAACTCCTTCTTCAGTTCCTCCATTTAGAAGTTCAGATTCAACTTCATCATTGGGTAATCTCTGGTTTAAGTAGGTTCCCATACCTGGGGAAATACCGAGTAAGTAAATCAGACTATCATCCTTACAGTAAATACTGTCAGCAATGTAGGTGTAACTCTGGTTTTCTTCCAGTGGAATGTTTTCGAATATATAGTCCGTTATGAAGAATCCTGGCTGGACTCCTGGACAGGCATGGTCGTGGAACAGGAATGTCACTAGTTGATCAAATTCAGGGTCATTCCTCCAGGCGTTGGCAATACTCTGTATGTTAAAGAAATTACCATCCGGGAAAACTGTCTCTAAATTGTTCACCTGGGTTTGGTTGTTCAAAGCTGCAGGTCCCACATCATTTACCTTTTTACCATCACTGCCATTGGTGACTAACCATTGCTCAGTTACTTGGTCATAGCGCATGTAAAGTGTGTTCAGAGTTGTTCCATCTGCACCACGCAGTACAAAGGCATACCATAATGGTTTCCACAGTCCCATGTGAATAGGCAGTAGAGTGGATCTACTCAGTCGTGAACCCAGAACATCAAATATTCCATCCCAGGTTGCTTCGGTGGACTGACCATCTAAGTAGACGTATCCTGCAGAAGTTAGAACTGCTAAATCACAATCATCTTTTTCAAGGTCTATTCCTAATTCATCTTTGAATATCTGTTTTGCCAGATTAGCAGCCTTAACACCAATTTGTTTTATTTGATCATAGCTTAACTGACCATTACTAGATGTACTGGTTGCTCTGGTTGCATTTGGCAAGTTCAAACTATTGATATAGTCCATGTCAAGCCCATGTGTTTCTTGTGCAGGTATAATGACTGTTCCATTAGAATCTGTGATATCAGATGCTGTTCCTAAAAGATAGTAGTACTGTTCTTCAGTGAGTCCTGTTTTTTCTGTGATAAATTCAACCAATTGTTCAGGGTTGGTACTGATCTTACCCAGTATCCATGTGTTGAACTTCAACTCTGCCAGGTCATTACCTAAAGTTATTCCTGTTTCCTGTTCGAATTGTTGTCGGTTTTCCTCACGTTTGAACCTCATAACTATGAGATCTCCAGACGTAGTTTGGCTATTCCATCTGATGAAACCTACCATGCTACTGTTAGCTCCAGTTGTACTGGTATCGAATCCAGCATAACCGCTTTTACCAGCAGTGGCATCAAGGAAATACATTACTGCATCATCATCCGAATCTCCTGGAACTCCTAGAACTTTATAAGAAGTTATGTCTCCAGGTGATCCTGGTCCTCCAGATGTTTCCTGGATTGGAGGATAATATTTGAGTAATGCCAGAGTAATTGCATATCCACTGATCGTACCCTG from Methanobacterium petrolearium includes:
- a CDS encoding FmdE family protein, which encodes MRKQGAIVVITVLMAVILCGAVSAADSSIDGGEGNVSDVNSSENIDPILLVTVNYEYDDDEINPDITITDSDNNSVVFDKEKLSDTMYKLNFTYPGLTNGTLFNVIVRAPGYVDQTQQVEVNQGDSDPEFYGSAPFDMEATSNYKLGREVTAAADELLDFSTADDVLAITTAGVPQLNGDTSEDCIEGILNGSNGKISYGQGNLLMLRQTAVDPVDFAFIVKRGMALYAVCFRNGSSVPVYHGTISEEMQAAEWNNLIASVGGENAYSFASLANAWNAGAPADLLREAAFHGHVCQGTISGYAITLALLKYYPPIQETSGGPGSPGDITSYKVLGVPGDSDDDAVMYFLDATAGKSGYAGFDTSTTGANSSMVGFIRWNSQTTSGDLIVMRFKREENRQQFEQETGITLGNDLAELKFNTWILGKISTNPEQLVEFITEKTGLTEEQYYYLLGTASDITDSNGTVIIPAQETHGLDMDYINSLNLPNATRATSTSSNGQLSYDQIKQIGVKAANLAKQIFKDELGIDLEKDDCDLAVLTSAGYVYLDGQSTEATWDGIFDVLGSRLSRSTLLPIHMGLWKPLWYAFVLRGADGTTLNTLYMRYDQVTEQWLVTNGSDGKKVNDVGPAALNNQTQVNNLETVFPDGNFFNIQSIANAWRNDPEFDQLVTFLFHDHACPGVQPGFFITDYIFENIPLEENQSYTYIADSIYCKDDSLIYLLGISPGMGTYLNQRLPNDEVESELLNGGTEEGVLVVWDSELNVGYAYVISFKWATLDMSGLKTSAASREAMIAAYIDMYNGEPNARVKALPVTTATDQRIITESEFNALKQGGTTSTTSLEYLRSLPVRNLSDLVPVQGGSENGGSTPQGTGSSSTGSVIGSSNGSGDNQFSSGSVGTTGTAVSAATQTTTTADAGDQSTGDSGKSYEVTKAGTDNSDDTPWGTYAVVGILAVLALAGVGFFFKGS
- the sppA gene encoding signal peptide peptidase SppA, which codes for MAIFAVGMLAMISSSFGGTVAVIPIQGEIGYGSSNVLSGGVVNPDEIKEEIKNAEDDSSVSAILLDINSPGGTPVASEEIMTAVKNCKKPVVSWISDSGASGAYLAATGSDKIVASNSSWVGSIGVIMDLTNLSDLYEKLGINRSSIKAGEYKDIGADYRDMTPEEQSMLQEMVNESYDNFITIVAENRNLSKDYVASIAEGKIYTGKQAKELKLIDEIGGKDQALDMAANMGGIHGSYEVVTMTSSQSFDDVLNSLSSKIGYSIGKGIGSILEENGIETAHY